The Fundulus heteroclitus isolate FHET01 unplaced genomic scaffold, MU-UCD_Fhet_4.1 scaffold_63, whole genome shotgun sequence region AAACCTTCAAACTATTATTAACTTTTATAGTTGGGGTCAAATCTCTGCCAAACATGCCTCAATCCCTCCCAGAGACAAGCTCCTAATGGAATTGAACCTTGAATGAACCGTCTTCTAGTCCACAGGAGCCCAGCGACTCTTTTATTGTTCCAGATTATTTCTAATGAACCTTTGGCAAATCCAAAAACGGAGAATCGGATCTCCCTTATCAGATTTGAGGAGGGATGTTGCGCAATCAGGCACCAAGGAACTGCccccctcagcagggtgccGTTGCTATGAAGCCAGGTTACACCAGACTTATCTTTCCCTTTGCCTTTGGACCCTCGAGGAGAGAGTCAGCGCTGGGTAGACCAGCCACTGATGTGGGCCGCATGGGGCTGAAAGATTCACAAGCATCTGCAGGGTCGACCATGCAGAGTAAGGTCTGCTTTCTTTGAAACTAACATTATAATCAAATCAGTGGTGGTCTGTGTAAGCTGTGCAGCAGAAAGATGACTGAGCCGCTATCCAACAGGCGTGCAGAGACCCCAGTGTGTTTTTACGATTACAACAAATGTTATGTCCATAAGGGTTTTGTacactgatgggatattaatgtttgtgttttccagtccGCTCATTATGACCAACATTGCGATTAAGGCCTTTTAAAATTAGGaccgaatgtccgctagcataaTGCCATTAGCTTCCTTTGCTATTAACATTTGTTCTACCACAAACTATGGTTCGTTTCGAatacaagttttgtttttgcttcgcTCCACCATCGTTTGATAATGCAATGAGCATTCGAACCACATTAATATAGaaaattaatgttgatttaatggtgttttgtataactttaggattaacccatttaGTGACTGATTGCTACAGTGACCCCTAGTCTCCCAGAGGAATAATCGcattaagaaaataaagtatCCTAAAGGTAACTGATttcactgagcaaatcattatttaaaatgtcgTTTCATGAAATATCTTGAAAtatgcattgtgaatgggttgaaacacataccaaatgttgttctaaatttcttaaactaatttaacctcattccactttctttaagatgaacattGGTTGtataacttagatctgcagtgaaccaggattcactgattcattattttgatcattttcaaccattttatttgtgtttttgtttcttttgtgtgtacatactTTCTTAGattctttttatctttgttttgcttagtagttttagttaagcttcactaTAGCTTAGTAGAGAAGACTTGtcgattgaaatatagtgttaattcagataaacagtattatatagtgatgttctctggatgttcattttattcccGTCCCCTTGTGGTCGTGTTATgggaatattattctgaagtcactatggcctcacacaaCTCGGACATGTGAGCACTGGAGATACGGGAGTGGCTACTCCACGGCTCTGGTGATTGCCAAGGCCAAATGTTTGCGTTTTACTGTGCAGATAATGAATGTCCGGGATATTACTGTCTCTGTTTTGTCTGGTGCTAAGGTCACTGTTGGGTATTAGGGAAGCGGAGAGGCAGAGACAATTACCCAGAGGGGTGCGATTAccttccatctatgtgatctctgttGTGTTTcgcaataaaagtgctggaacttcatcagtCCACagtttccttattcaataactctaggaagtcagttattgtttagaattcctacCAGAGGGGGCCAGTTCCCGCCAAGCAGCTGCTACGGGCGAGCCGAGTCCTTCCTGGGCACCCAACCCCGGACACAGAGGACCACTAATgcaccagcgggccaaggcgccagccGTTGGAGTGGAGCAGGACGGGGGCTGTCCCTGCCCTTCCTCGGTGTAACGTTTGCAGCCTAGCAACCGAGACAGCATAAAGCACACCCGAAAAGCCAAACTAACAGAACCCAAAGGCTCAGCTTGCTGTTTCCACTAAATACCTAcatgggttttatttttccctttacaTATtcctaatgtttttaaaagtttattttatgtcaTAGCACAATATATCcaactttattcacagctttttaCTCCTCTTCACCATTTCTGTTTCCAGTTAAACAATTCTCCTCAAACTGCAATGAATCATGAGATAGAATTAGGTAAAAAGATACGCCGGACCCCTCCTTCAAATCTGGGGAAAAGAAGGCTGCATTTGTGGGCCGCATTTGAAGAAACCTacgattttggacagccttcGCCGCATCGCTCTGATGTAACCAACCTTCAAATTTGGCCTTTGAAGGACGCAGCACCTGAATTTGGACAAACCCTTTATGTGGTCTCTACACTTCCTCAGTCATAAGAAGCCAACAGTTGAACGTCAAGATCTGATACTAGCGACTAAAGCAACTGTACAGGTAGGATcagtttatttggctttttctcagcggGATGAAAATATCATGATAAAATCCATGAGGGGTTCGTATGTGAGCTTTGGTGTTGCATAGCTTATTATAAGTGACTTTGGGCCTGTTTTTCCTCTAACATCACTTTTGTTAGTTGGCAGTTGCTGtttcttgggtttgtttttgaacGTTAAGTCACTCTTTTTGGGCCTTGCTTTTTTCTGACAGAACACCTTTATCTGGTTATTGTACCACGCTACAAGAGCTGGGCTGGTCAAGGAAAGCCTCTCCTAGATTTCTACTAATACTTTCTTTTCGCTCACTTTGAGGCCCTTACATTTCAACCAACGATTAAGCTGTTCTACGCTGGGTTTCTCGattaaagcatgttgaaatgaagctcctgggacatcgtcatcttccaaaatgattagtaTTGTAGTTGTTGCCATCACAGTTTGCCCTCttcttcagaatcagaattcgAATCAAAAtgaagtttaatcgccaagtaggtttgcacttacaaggaatttgacatggtattgatggtgcagacaaaaaataaaaataaaataaaaaggatctatatacagaagctgtatacactcagtaaactgtgcgttaatgtaacgcagaagcttgtaagtcctgaacgggggagagagacagtgtccattTTAATGGGTTtctcttggccttgttgatgaccggtagcagatgggaaaaaactgttgttgtggcgtgaggttttggtcctgatggaccgcagcctcctgccagagggaagtgactgaaatagtctgtgactggggtgaagggatcagccacaatcttcctgcacgcctcagagtcctggaggcgtacaggtcctggagagatggaagattgcagccaatcaccttctctgcagacctgatgacacgctgcagtctgctctggtccttagtggtggcaccagcgtaccagatggtgatggaggaggtgaggatggactctataggcccgtttacactacccttgttaaaccgagccgagaccagtctgagcttggatcagttaaccaacccaagacgaccgtttacacaccacaccatcccggttccttggttgctcctcgcctcctagtgatgatctgcggtactgctgctctctgggattgaaggcgggataAAGCAagtcaaaatggcggcgcccgtaacattcaggaagttatggttagacagagtcggcttttgggacgtggataagacaaacgaacgtctaataaggatttacagacgcaggaaacaacaacagacactgaggttcatcacactgctaaacagaatcatctctggaaatcgtgtggcacggtaaggaagctagtattattatgaatgtctgaaatttgtctgaatggagtgtgaatcgggacgtgcagccagacacgccggaaaaacctcagacagtcagctgactgtaaggggatgacgcggtttGCTCATGCGCTCTTGATCAGaaaaccgggataaaaaaaaaactgttcgaGACCTACTGAGgaaaaggcccgtttacactacacttttttgttgtttgcagagAGACTCACAAAAGGCAGGTTAATCACTTGCTCAAGAGAGCAATAGCTGCAGGGACAATTTCATATTTTAGTCTGTTAGTTCTTCATTTTTGGCAGGGCGTACCTATGTCCCAAGGGAAGAAGTGGGAATTTACCAACCAGGGGGTGGATTTGATCACCAAGGATAGAGCAGGCCGTGCTAAGAGTTTGAGCTGGTAAAGAGCAGTGACGTTATTCAGGTACCTGCAGTTTTGACGCACAACCTTACTGTTCCTGAGGGAGATGGAGTCAAAGCAACAAACAAAGGAGAAGGTGAGGTTAGattttataaaacaatagtAAAACATCTGTATAAAAGTGCTATCAGCATTAAAATTGTGCAGCTTCCAGAAAAAATACATGCGCTGATAGGACTTCATACACACAGCACCAACTTGGGTCTCAAAGGTCAGCTTGTCCTCTATATAGATCTCAGGGTACTTGTACTTGTTGACTAGCTCCACTGCTTCATTCTTAATCCTAACAGGGGGTGTGGCTGAGGGAGTAGTCTGAAAGTCTATCAACATCTCTTCAGTTTTTCCCCAATttacttcactgcaaaaagggaactaaaagtaagtaagattttctctgaattaatgtatttgtctttgatttgagcaggcaaataagattatctgtcactggaatgagtatatttaccccAAAAAGAAGATAGATacactgcacttaaaataatatggagataagttgttcctatattaagtgcaaaaatcttatccaTTGGCAGATCAGTAAAGCCGCCTGCTCAAATCATCTAGTTTCAAGAAATTTCTaaattacttttagttccctcttTACAGTGTTGTAGGAAGGAAGAGCTGCATCATGCTTCAGGTCATCAGGGACACAATGACATAATCATCTGCATATTTAACAATGTGTCGCCCTGCATGCTGACGCCGGCATCCATTGGTGCTTCACCCAAATAACAGAGGTGAAAGAACGCAGCTGTGTGGGGATCCAGTGGAGGAGAAAAGAGCGTCTGATAAAACACCATTAATCCTCCCACGTTGTGGTCTTACTGTTAAAAGGTCAACAACTAGGATCAATGTAAGAGGAGTCTCTTAGTCTCGCCGCTAAAATGTGTGGCTGAATGcaattaaaagattaaaacataTCCCTTAATGGAAACATTTCCATTAAGGGATATGTTGAGCTGTCTACAATTGAGCTCTTAATTTCGCCTTTGCTGTTGCTTCTTGCAGCAATGAGCTCCTTTTTGAGCTGCTTTTGAAGCTCTTTACTCCAGAGCATGTTAATACAAAATTAGTGACTTTTCATACTTTATTATACTCAATCAAAGACAAAAATACCAAGAGCAgcttaaatatttataattgtACAACCCCAACTGCAATAAAGTTTGGATGTTGTGTAAAATGGTAGCAAAGGCTGACGTTTGGACAGCAGAACATCTGTACTAATGTTTTTCACCCTGGAGTGACAACCAGAACACTGCTTTAAAGCCAGATTAGATATTCAGGTTCCAATAAGAGTCACTTAAGAGTCAATGAGGACACAGAGATAATGCTTAACTCCTTTGTATTAATATCAGCATGAAATGCCATACAGACAAAAGTGGAAATTGAGGACTGGGATATGTGGTTTCTACAAacacagaaatacaaaatattccTGCATTACTTAATATAAGAATACATGCTGCGATACCCATAACTATTAATCAGGCTTTACATGACTATCATGTTTAACTAACTAGTAAAGGCACATAACACATACAAACTAAACTTACACCACATTCAAAGATACATGTGTTTGCACAACCACATGCAGTATTAGCCTCGCTCAAATGTATAGGCTGCAGGCTAATCAGCTAGCAGGAGGCTAATTCATACACATGTATAATATATTATGTTATAACATTCAATTACAGCTACTAAATTACAGAACTTCTGTCATGTACGCACAACCACTCCAAACAAAGCCACAGACGGTTAGCAGATTAATATTAGCAGGAGTAAACCGCTCTTCATCAAACACTGCATTAGGCACAAAGAGAACTAAACAAGCCCAGCAGTTGAAGGAACATGTATTAATATCATGTTCCTTGAACGTGATATTAAAGGAGCTGtgtacaaaaggctgttttgtACACAGCCTTTTGtacaaaaacagaatacaatgatttttatattcaatttaaTACATTAGAAACATTTCATCTTGAAGCtgaaggatatatatatatatatatatatatatatatatatatatatatatatatatatatatatatatatagtttaatACTTTTTAGATAAACTTTTTCAATATGTCTGACAAGGCAAAAGTTCTCTCACCTGTGGATTTTCTTGTGAGCGTTTAAATTAATTACACGAGTCCTACAAGGAAAAGTCCTCTCCCCTGTGTGTGTTCTGCTGTGAATTTTTAAAACGTAAATTCGagaaaaactttttccacatgtctgacaagtaaaaggcctctcacctgtgtgaactgctttgTGGAGATTTAAAGTAGAAAGTCTTGAgaaaccttttccacatgtttCACAAGAAAAAGGCCTTTCACCTGTATGTGTTATTTGGTGTAAATCTAAATGATTCtgtctaaaaaaacatttcccacatatttgacaagaaaaaggcctcTCACTTGTATGAATGGTCTTATGTGCATTTAAACTATCGATTGTGGAGAAACCTTTCCCACATGTTcgacaaaaaaaagcattctcACCTGAATGAATTTTTTTGTGAGcatttaaataactaaatagaGAGAAACTTTTCCCACATTTTTCACAAGAAAATGGTCTCTCTCTAGTGTGAGTTCTCTGGTGTACATTTAATGTATAACGTCTAGAAAAACTTTTCCCACATGTTTCACAGGGAAACGGTCTCTCGCCAGTGTGGGTTCTGTAATGCTCTTCCAATTTAGACTTAGCTGTACAATGTTTTCCACAAACGTCACATGTTAAAGACCTTTTCTTTGGGTCAGTTGGAGACTGACTACCAGATGCAGCACAGCTGCTTCTAGCCCAATATTGGTCCTCAAATACAGGAAAGACATTAAATGAAAGCTGCTCAGTTCTTGGTTCTCCATAACCTCCCTGAGGAGTAGAAGTCTCAATCAAAGCAATGGACTGCTTCTGGACAAGTTGTTTTGTCCCTTGACTGCTGCAGAGGTGCTTTTGGTCATGTCTAGTAGGTCCATTTTTTAGTACGTCCTGTTCATGTTGAAGCCATGAAGAAAGCAAATGAGGGTCCTGCTCTTCTTTAATTAgagcaggttctggttcctcttcctcttctttgaTTAAACAAGGTTTTGGttcctccttttcttctttaatCCATGGAGTTCCTGGTTCTCCCTGTTCTTCAATCAGAGGAGGATCCGGTTCCATCTGTTCCTCTTGAGTCCACGGAATTTCTGCTTCCTCCTGGTCATGACTGGACCTTCTCCTCTGGTTGCAGAGCTGTTGGATGGAAGAAGCTTCCTCCTCCATGGAGACATGTGGCTTCTGGAGGTCTGTGGGGACAAAGAAAGAGATCAGAAGCGCTCCGCTCTAGCATTCTGCTGTGTTGCTGAATCTGCTCCAGGATTTAgatccaattcaattcaattcaattcaattttatttatatagcgccaaatcatgaaacatgtcatctcaagacactttacaaaatcaagttcaatcatattatacagattgggtcagattatacagattggtcaaaaatgtcctatataaggaaaccagttgattgcatcaaagtcccgacaagcagcattcactcctggggaagcgtagagccacagtggacagtcgtctgcattgtacatggctttgctgcaatccctcatactgagtaagcatgaagcgacagtgggaagaaaaaccacccattaacgggaaggaaaaacctccggcagaaccgggctcagtatgaacggt contains the following coding sequences:
- the LOC105922987 gene encoding zinc finger protein 391, translating into MEEEASSIQQLCNQRRRSSHDQEEAEIPWTQEEQMEPDPPLIEEQGEPGTPWIKEEKEEPKPCLIKEEEEEPEPALIKEEQDPHLLSSWLQHEQDVLKNGPTRHDQKHLCSSQGTKQLVQKQSIALIETSTPQGGYGEPRTEQLSFNVFPVFEDQYWARSSCAASGSQSPTDPKKRSLTCDVCGKHCTAKSKLEEHYRTHTGERPFPCETCGKSFSRRYTLNVHQRTHTRERPFSCEKCGKSFSLFSYLNAHKKIHSGENAFFCRTCGKGFSTIDSLNAHKTIHTSERPFSCQICGKCFFRQNHLDLHQITHTGERPFSCETCGKGFSRLSTLNLHKAVHTGERPFTCQTCGKSFSRIYVLKIHSRTHTGERTFPCRTRVINLNAHKKIHR